One genomic segment of Mycolicibacterium gilvum includes these proteins:
- a CDS encoding ABC-F family ATP-binding cassette domain-containing protein has product MANLINLEKVTVGYGTRTLLDAVSLGVEEGDVIGVVGRNGDGKTTLLKILTGVQEPDSGRATHTSGLSVGYLRQADDFESGSTVRDVIVGGRPDHIWAADSDTRAVVEHLLSGVSLDAPVATLSGGERRRVALAEVLLAGHDVLVLDEPTNHLDVEVIGWLAGHLTARPARALVVVSHDRWFLDAVCTGMWEVHDGVVDAYEGGYAAYVLARAERARVAAGTETRRRNLMRKELAWLRRGPPARTSKPKFRIQAANDLIANEPPPRDSLVLQRFATTRLGKDVFDLHRVRLEVGDPPRVLLDGVDWSIGPGARIGLVGVNGTGKTSVLRLLTGELSPTAGTVKRGKTLRIGHLSQALKDLDGSQRVLDAVEDRRRVTELAGGGEISADTLLKDFGFVGDKLTTRIGELSGGERRRLQFLRLLLDEPNVLLLDEPTNDLDIDTLTVIEDYLDGWPGTLIVVTHDRYFLERVSDVTYALTGGGRCDMLPGGIEQYLAGRAAAGTPAPSKPEPDRGETAAARDRRTGKEMARIEGQLTKLDDRIAALHESMAEAAADHVRAGELNAELSDLLDRKTSLEEAWLAVAEESG; this is encoded by the coding sequence ATGGCAAACCTGATCAACCTCGAAAAGGTCACCGTGGGCTACGGGACCCGCACGTTGCTCGACGCTGTCAGCCTGGGCGTGGAGGAAGGCGACGTGATCGGCGTCGTGGGCCGCAACGGTGACGGCAAGACGACGCTGCTGAAGATCCTCACCGGAGTGCAGGAGCCGGACTCGGGCCGTGCCACGCACACCTCCGGCCTGTCGGTGGGTTATCTGCGCCAGGCCGACGACTTCGAGAGCGGCTCCACGGTGCGCGACGTCATCGTGGGTGGCAGACCCGACCACATCTGGGCCGCCGACTCCGACACCCGCGCCGTGGTCGAGCATCTGCTGTCCGGGGTGAGCCTGGACGCCCCGGTGGCGACGTTGTCCGGCGGCGAGCGTCGCCGGGTGGCACTGGCCGAGGTGCTGCTGGCCGGACACGACGTGCTGGTTCTCGACGAGCCGACCAACCATCTCGACGTCGAGGTGATCGGGTGGCTGGCCGGACACCTGACCGCCCGGCCCGCCCGCGCACTCGTCGTCGTCAGCCACGATCGCTGGTTCCTGGATGCCGTCTGCACCGGGATGTGGGAGGTGCACGACGGTGTCGTCGACGCCTACGAAGGCGGGTATGCCGCCTACGTGCTGGCCAGGGCCGAACGGGCCCGGGTGGCCGCGGGGACCGAGACCCGGCGCCGCAACCTGATGCGCAAGGAACTGGCGTGGCTGCGCCGCGGCCCGCCGGCCCGGACGTCGAAGCCGAAGTTCCGCATCCAGGCCGCCAACGATCTGATCGCCAACGAGCCACCGCCGCGCGATTCCCTTGTGCTGCAACGGTTCGCCACGACCCGGCTCGGCAAAGACGTGTTCGATCTGCATCGGGTGCGGCTCGAGGTCGGCGATCCCCCACGTGTACTCCTCGACGGCGTCGACTGGTCGATCGGCCCGGGGGCGCGCATCGGACTGGTCGGCGTCAACGGCACCGGCAAGACGTCGGTGCTGCGGCTGCTGACCGGTGAGTTGAGCCCCACTGCGGGGACGGTCAAACGCGGCAAGACCCTGCGCATCGGGCACCTGAGCCAGGCGTTGAAGGATCTCGACGGATCACAGCGCGTGCTCGACGCGGTCGAGGACCGCCGCCGCGTCACCGAGCTGGCCGGCGGCGGGGAGATCAGCGCGGACACGCTGCTGAAGGACTTCGGCTTCGTCGGCGACAAGCTGACCACCCGGATCGGTGAGCTCTCCGGCGGTGAGCGGCGCAGACTGCAGTTCCTGCGGCTGCTTCTCGACGAGCCGAACGTGCTGCTCCTCGACGAGCCGACCAACGATCTCGACATCGACACCCTGACGGTGATCGAGGACTATCTCGACGGGTGGCCCGGCACGCTGATCGTCGTGACCCACGACCGGTACTTCCTCGAACGGGTCAGTGACGTCACCTATGCGCTGACCGGAGGCGGCCGCTGCGACATGCTGCCCGGCGGCATCGAGCAGTACCTGGCCGGCCGGGCCGCGGCCGGGACGCCGGCGCCGTCGAAACCCGAACCGGACCGCGGCGAGACTGCCGCGGCCCGGGACCGTCGCACCGGCAAGGAGATGGCGCGCATCGAGGGTCAGCTGACCAAGCTCGACGACCGGATCGCCGCACTGCACGAGTCGATGGCCGAGGCCGCCGCCGACCATGTGCGGGCCGGGGAGCTCAATGCGGAGTTGAGCGACCTGCTGGACCGCAAGACCTCGCTGGAGGAGGCATGGCTGGCCGTCGCCGAGGAGAGCGGATGA